One stretch of Paenibacillus sp. FSL R5-0341 DNA includes these proteins:
- a CDS encoding acyl-CoA thioesterase, translating into MEKKYVRETRCFKTARVFPTDVNNHNTLFGGRLMSYIDDIASIAASKLCRVNTVTASTDSVDFLYPINPTDSVTLESFASWTGRSSMEIFVKVIREDLKTGEKKIAATAFLTFVALDENNRKLIVPRIIPETEEEKKLYETAPDRAAMRKQRREESKKFADFLTVTYPWE; encoded by the coding sequence GTGGAGAAAAAGTACGTACGCGAAACGCGTTGTTTTAAGACAGCCCGGGTATTTCCAACCGATGTCAATAATCATAACACGCTATTCGGCGGGAGGCTGATGTCCTATATCGATGATATTGCATCCATCGCCGCTTCCAAGCTATGCCGGGTCAATACCGTAACGGCTTCAACCGACTCTGTCGATTTCCTGTACCCGATTAACCCGACGGATTCGGTGACACTTGAATCGTTCGCGTCCTGGACAGGACGAAGTTCCATGGAGATTTTTGTGAAGGTAATCCGCGAGGATCTGAAGACCGGAGAGAAGAAAATTGCAGCGACCGCATTTTTGACCTTTGTGGCTCTGGACGAAAACAATCGCAAATTAATCGTACCGCGCATTATCCCGGAGACGGAAGAAGAGAAGAAACTATACGAGACCGCTCCGGATCGGGCGGCCATGCGGAAACAACGGCGGGAAGAGAGCAAGAAATTCGCTGACTTCCTAACCGTAACTTATCCTTGGGAATAA
- a CDS encoding anthranilate phosphoribosyltransferase yields the protein MDMSQILREVGRGKRGSRDLNYTEALTVAEKILKQEVSPAQTAAFLMAERMKMENVEELEAFVHACRNSAERFSVFQNGLDCAGPYDGRTKSFMATFPVAFVLAAAGLPVTLHGSDPLPPKWGVTLSVLLKEAGIDTRKMDREDARGAALRSGVMYVSSEDWCEPLRKLRPLREELGFRTVFNTAEKLIDYNHSPYLVFGVFHNTFLDRIAKLLTRFNYRRAYVVQGMEGSEDLYIDRPTRVYAVEDGDMKLELVDPAAYELDMPVPELVWTAAKQLEVAESVLSGDGHIAFVNQVLLNGGFRLYAAGRVNSIEEGIYTCQGLLESGSAYRIYQQWCVSMGGELPDSRAVSIYPASSR from the coding sequence ATGGATATGTCTCAGATACTCCGAGAGGTCGGACGTGGGAAACGAGGCTCACGTGATCTGAATTATACAGAGGCGCTGACGGTTGCAGAGAAAATCCTGAAACAGGAGGTTTCCCCTGCCCAGACGGCTGCGTTTCTAATGGCTGAACGAATGAAAATGGAAAACGTCGAGGAACTGGAAGCCTTTGTTCATGCGTGCCGTAACAGCGCGGAACGGTTCTCCGTATTTCAGAACGGATTGGACTGTGCTGGTCCCTATGACGGACGGACAAAGTCGTTCATGGCTACATTTCCGGTTGCATTTGTACTCGCGGCGGCCGGGTTGCCGGTGACTTTACATGGGAGCGATCCTTTACCACCCAAGTGGGGAGTTACGCTGTCGGTTCTGTTAAAGGAAGCGGGAATTGATACACGTAAAATGGACCGGGAAGATGCCCGTGGGGCTGCGTTGCGTTCCGGTGTCATGTATGTATCCTCCGAGGATTGGTGCGAGCCTCTTCGCAAGCTTCGTCCGTTACGGGAAGAGCTAGGTTTCCGCACGGTGTTTAACACGGCAGAGAAACTCATTGATTATAACCATTCACCGTATCTGGTGTTCGGTGTGTTTCATAATACCTTTCTGGATCGGATTGCGAAGCTGCTCACTCGGTTTAACTATCGCCGTGCTTATGTGGTACAGGGAATGGAAGGGTCTGAGGATCTATACATTGATCGGCCAACCCGCGTATACGCCGTGGAAGACGGTGATATGAAGCTCGAACTGGTTGATCCTGCAGCCTACGAACTGGATATGCCTGTGCCGGAACTGGTCTGGACGGCTGCCAAGCAGCTTGAAGTGGCGGAAAGTGTGTTAAGTGGCGACGGTCATATTGCTTTTGTGAATCAGGTATTGTTAAATGGGGGTTTCCGCTTGTACGCAGCGGGGCGTGTCAATTCCATCGAAGAGGGCATATACACTTGTCAGGGGTTGCTGGAGAGTGGTTCAGCGTATCGCATCTATCAGCAATGGTGTGTCTCCATGGGTGGCGAACTGCCGGATAGCAGAGCAGTCTCCATCTATCCGGCATCGTCCAGATAA
- a CDS encoding ANTAR domain-containing protein, with the protein MRSLLVIRVQPTIAASSDAIPLTPERLLGANGYHVQVAGSETEALKLAREAEASILHLSLTDVEYWGNCLGKGKSDTPLLWWCAPDTASSSAESCEVETSLDGILTPSMTGPEIHWTLHFAARRYMERKQWEQERKQLQSRLEDRKWIDMAKAILSDLKQISEAEAYDLLRKKAMDERKRMVDVATAIVKAHQLLQS; encoded by the coding sequence ATGCGATCTTTATTGGTCATCCGTGTACAACCAACGATAGCTGCCTCATCCGATGCAATCCCTCTGACACCGGAGAGGCTGCTGGGAGCAAACGGGTACCATGTACAGGTGGCAGGTAGTGAAACGGAAGCGCTGAAGTTGGCTCGTGAGGCGGAAGCATCCATTTTGCACCTATCCCTGACTGATGTGGAATACTGGGGGAACTGCCTGGGAAAGGGGAAGTCGGATACCCCGCTGCTCTGGTGGTGCGCGCCAGATACAGCCTCTTCCTCCGCAGAATCCTGCGAGGTCGAAACCTCACTAGATGGAATACTTACACCATCCATGACCGGGCCCGAGATCCACTGGACTCTTCACTTTGCAGCCCGGCGCTACATGGAACGCAAACAGTGGGAGCAGGAACGGAAGCAGTTGCAATCCAGGCTGGAGGATCGAAAGTGGATTGATATGGCAAAGGCTATCCTTAGTGATCTGAAGCAGATCTCCGAGGCCGAAGCCTATGACCTGTTACGCAAGAAAGCAATGGATGAACGCAAACGGATGGTCGATGTAGCTACAGCGATTGTGAAGGCACATCAACTGCTCCAGTCTTAA
- the nirB gene encoding nitrite reductase large subunit NirB, whose translation MSTTKKLVLVGNGMAGIRTIEHILKLAPHAYEITVFGAEPHPNYNRIMLSSVLAGGTTIEDIVINEWSWYEDNGIRVYPGDPVVQIDAERKEVVSQNGVRASYDELIMATGSQAFILPLPGANKEGVIGFRDIKDCETMMEASQKYRKAAVIGGGLLGLEAARGLLNLGMDVTVIHINGHLMDRNLDLPAGLMLQRELEEQGMKFLLNKHTEEITGKQRVKAIRFTDQTVLEADLVVMAVGIRPQIELARNTGLDVNRGVIVDDYMHTSIPGISAVGECAEHRGIAYGLVAPLYEQGMVLAKRLAGAATEGYEGSVTSTKLKVSGVDVFSAGQFKDAADTRSIRIQDDVDGVYKKMVIKDGQLIGAVLFGDTTDGASLFSLIKSGENISGREKEILLGVPSGGSGSGPSVAERMASMPDDEIVCGCNGVTKASIGDAVLNKGCNTLGAIKSCTKASASCGGCKPIIENLLTYYAGDNVGEQTKEGICGCTSYDRDEIVAQIKEMGLKNVKEVMNVLGWNEPEGCSKCRPSLNYYLGMIWPAEYTDERVSKFTNERYHANIQKDGTYSVIPRIYGGVTSPAELIKIATVAEKYDVPLVKFTGGQRLDLLGVQKENLPKIWEELDMPSGFGYGKALRTVKTCVGNTFCRFGTQDSIEMGIRLEKKLDKMVAPAKVKLAVSGCPRNCAEATIKDLGVVAIDGAWEIHVGGNAGVKVRAAELLCTVKTDAEVEEWTYSYLQYYRENAKWNERTAAWIERVGLDHVKEALADRDVRLALVERLEVTLGHTVDPWKEIIEDEKLRKNFTPLSGAEPVTH comes from the coding sequence ATGAGTACAACGAAAAAACTGGTGCTGGTCGGTAATGGCATGGCGGGAATCCGCACAATTGAACATATCCTTAAGCTTGCTCCGCATGCTTATGAAATTACAGTCTTCGGTGCAGAGCCGCATCCCAACTACAACCGGATCATGCTATCCTCTGTATTGGCTGGCGGAACAACGATTGAAGATATCGTAATCAACGAGTGGAGCTGGTACGAAGATAACGGCATTCGGGTGTACCCGGGTGACCCGGTCGTTCAGATCGATGCCGAGCGCAAGGAAGTTGTATCTCAGAATGGTGTACGTGCATCCTATGATGAGCTGATTATGGCAACGGGTTCACAGGCATTCATCCTCCCACTTCCCGGTGCGAATAAGGAAGGCGTTATCGGCTTCCGTGATATTAAAGACTGCGAGACCATGATGGAAGCATCGCAAAAGTATCGCAAAGCTGCCGTCATTGGGGGCGGATTGCTTGGACTGGAAGCAGCGCGGGGGCTGCTCAATCTGGGCATGGACGTCACTGTCATTCATATTAACGGACATCTGATGGACCGGAATCTGGATCTCCCGGCAGGCCTGATGCTCCAGCGGGAGCTTGAAGAGCAGGGCATGAAGTTCCTTTTGAACAAACATACCGAAGAAATCACAGGGAAACAGCGGGTGAAAGCCATTCGTTTTACCGATCAAACGGTACTTGAAGCAGATCTGGTTGTCATGGCTGTCGGGATTCGTCCTCAGATTGAACTGGCTCGTAATACCGGCCTCGACGTGAATCGGGGTGTCATTGTAGATGATTATATGCATACCAGCATTCCTGGTATCTCTGCTGTCGGTGAATGTGCAGAACACCGCGGTATTGCCTACGGACTGGTTGCTCCATTATATGAACAAGGTATGGTGCTCGCGAAACGTCTGGCTGGTGCGGCAACCGAAGGATACGAAGGTTCAGTCACTTCTACCAAGCTAAAAGTATCTGGTGTGGACGTATTCTCTGCCGGACAATTCAAAGACGCTGCGGACACTCGCAGCATTCGTATTCAGGATGATGTTGATGGTGTGTACAAAAAGATGGTGATCAAAGACGGACAGCTGATTGGAGCTGTATTGTTCGGAGATACCACAGACGGCGCTTCTCTATTTTCCCTCATTAAGAGTGGTGAGAACATCAGCGGTCGTGAGAAAGAAATTTTGCTCGGTGTGCCTTCCGGTGGTTCAGGCTCAGGTCCATCTGTGGCAGAGCGCATGGCAAGTATGCCAGATGACGAGATCGTCTGCGGTTGTAACGGTGTTACCAAAGCTTCCATTGGAGATGCTGTACTGAACAAAGGCTGTAATACGCTCGGTGCAATCAAGTCCTGTACCAAAGCTTCCGCTTCTTGCGGTGGATGCAAACCCATTATCGAAAACCTGCTCACGTATTACGCAGGTGATAATGTAGGCGAACAGACCAAAGAAGGCATCTGTGGCTGCACATCCTATGATCGGGATGAAATTGTTGCACAGATCAAGGAAATGGGACTTAAAAACGTTAAAGAAGTTATGAATGTTCTTGGGTGGAATGAACCGGAAGGCTGCTCCAAGTGTCGTCCTTCCCTCAATTATTATCTCGGCATGATCTGGCCGGCTGAATACACAGACGAGCGTGTATCCAAATTCACCAATGAACGTTATCACGCCAACATCCAGAAGGACGGTACCTATTCCGTTATTCCACGGATCTATGGTGGTGTCACTTCCCCGGCGGAATTGATTAAGATTGCTACTGTCGCGGAGAAATACGATGTGCCATTAGTGAAATTCACGGGTGGACAACGACTCGATCTACTCGGTGTACAAAAGGAGAACCTGCCGAAGATCTGGGAAGAGCTCGATATGCCTTCCGGTTTCGGTTATGGCAAGGCGCTGCGTACGGTGAAGACTTGTGTAGGTAATACGTTCTGCCGATTCGGTACACAGGATTCCATTGAGATGGGTATTCGACTGGAGAAAAAACTCGACAAAATGGTTGCTCCGGCCAAAGTGAAACTCGCCGTATCTGGATGTCCGCGGAACTGTGCTGAAGCGACGATCAAGGATCTGGGTGTCGTCGCAATCGATGGTGCTTGGGAGATTCATGTTGGCGGTAACGCTGGAGTCAAGGTTCGTGCAGCCGAGTTGCTCTGTACGGTGAAGACCGATGCGGAAGTGGAAGAGTGGACTTACTCTTACCTGCAATACTATAGAGAGAACGCAAAATGGAATGAGAGAACAGCGGCTTGGATTGAACGCGTAGGTCTGGATCATGTGAAGGAAGCATTGGCCGATCGGGATGTACGTCTCGCTCTGGTTGAACGTCTGGAAGTTACACTGGGTCATACGGTTGATCCTTGGAAAGAAATCATTGAAGACGAGAAATTGCGTAAAAACTTCACCCCACTGTCCGGTGCCGAGCCGGTAACCCACTAG
- the nirD gene encoding nitrite reductase small subunit NirD, with protein MNKFRIGHVADIDEKGARTFLVQDTEIAVFKLSDGSLHAVENRCPHKGGKLSEGMVCGTAVHCPLHDWKIDLRNGKVQEPDEGCLNTYKTEVDGNSGEIYITIAG; from the coding sequence ATGAACAAATTCCGGATTGGACACGTTGCGGATATTGATGAAAAGGGAGCACGGACCTTCCTTGTACAGGATACCGAAATTGCAGTCTTCAAGCTGAGCGACGGAAGTCTGCACGCCGTCGAGAATCGCTGCCCTCACAAGGGCGGAAAACTGTCGGAGGGCATGGTATGCGGGACAGCCGTCCATTGTCCTTTGCATGATTGGAAGATTGATCTGCGTAACGGCAAGGTACAGGAGCCGGATGAAGGCTGCTTGAATACCTACAAAACCGAAGTGGATGGCAACAGCGGAGAAATTTACATCACGATTGCGGGTTAA
- a CDS encoding formate/nitrite transporter family protein, protein MDFVKPAEVLQSMVEAGESKARMNRVQMLIRGFLAGAILAFATTLAYTAVSQTSVGLAGALIFPAGFVIIILLGLELVTGNFAMLPLAVLKRRITWMDMLRNYFWVITGHLIGCAFYALLYGLTITKMGTDMSNPLIQTLIQTSETKTLGYQHLGGAGIVLVIIKAILCNWMVTLGAVMAMTSTSTLGKIVAMWLPITIFFAQGFEHAVVNMFVIPAGMMLGAQVSVADWWLWNQIPVLVGNLIGGAVFTGLGLYAAHHWGNPVKLSSKLATVQGGRSGLASSDVAPKLGTRS, encoded by the coding sequence ATGGATTTTGTTAAACCTGCAGAAGTGCTGCAATCGATGGTCGAAGCTGGTGAGAGCAAAGCCAGAATGAACCGGGTACAGATGCTGATCCGCGGTTTTCTGGCAGGGGCTATTCTCGCCTTTGCAACCACACTGGCATATACCGCTGTATCTCAAACTTCCGTTGGTTTGGCAGGTGCACTGATATTCCCGGCGGGATTCGTCATTATTATTCTGCTGGGTCTTGAATTGGTGACAGGAAACTTTGCGATGCTTCCACTCGCAGTGTTGAAACGTAGAATTACATGGATGGATATGCTCCGGAATTATTTCTGGGTGATCACAGGTCATCTGATCGGATGTGCATTCTATGCCCTATTATACGGACTGACCATTACGAAGATGGGTACGGATATGAGCAACCCTCTGATTCAAACACTGATCCAGACCAGTGAAACCAAAACATTGGGATATCAGCATCTGGGCGGAGCAGGTATTGTTCTGGTCATCATCAAAGCCATTCTATGTAACTGGATGGTCACACTCGGTGCAGTGATGGCAATGACGTCCACTTCTACACTGGGTAAAATTGTAGCAATGTGGCTGCCTATTACGATATTCTTCGCCCAAGGTTTTGAACATGCTGTGGTGAACATGTTCGTCATCCCGGCAGGTATGATGCTCGGTGCACAGGTTAGCGTCGCTGACTGGTGGCTGTGGAATCAGATCCCCGTATTGGTGGGCAACCTCATTGGCGGAGCTGTATTTACAGGCCTCGGTCTGTATGCCGCTCATCACTGGGGAAATCCAGTGAAGCTCTCGTCCAAACTGGCAACGGTTCAGGGTGGTCGTTCAGGATTGGCAAGTTCCGATGTCGCACCCAAATTGGGGACACGATCATGA
- the cobA gene encoding uroporphyrinogen-III C-methyltransferase, which translates to MSRGLVSIVGAGPGDPDLITVKALKRIQSADVIMYDRLVNDQLLAEAPEGALRIYCGKAPGLHSMSQEMIGRMLAAHAAEGKQVVRLKGGDPFIFGRGGEEALVLAEAGIAFEIIPGITSAVGTSASSLIPLTHRGVASSFACVTGTGSDGSVSSVRWDLLAHSVDTLVIYMGISQLPQIQHELLRHGKSGHTPAALIERGTTSEERIITGTLAELHSLAKSHQVNNPALIMIGESVLVREQLLQMQQAANASMTG; encoded by the coding sequence ATGAGCCGGGGCCTGGTTAGTATTGTTGGCGCTGGGCCTGGAGATCCGGATCTGATTACGGTAAAAGCCCTGAAACGTATTCAGTCCGCAGATGTCATTATGTATGATCGGCTTGTGAATGATCAATTGCTCGCTGAGGCTCCTGAAGGAGCACTCCGCATCTATTGCGGCAAGGCTCCAGGCCTTCACTCCATGAGTCAGGAAATGATTGGACGAATGCTTGCTGCGCATGCAGCAGAAGGCAAACAGGTCGTACGACTCAAGGGTGGCGATCCGTTCATCTTTGGCCGTGGTGGTGAAGAAGCGCTTGTGCTGGCGGAAGCAGGGATTGCATTTGAAATCATTCCCGGCATCACTTCAGCTGTAGGCACGTCCGCTTCCTCCCTTATTCCGTTAACCCATCGCGGGGTTGCTTCATCCTTCGCATGTGTCACGGGAACCGGTAGCGACGGAAGTGTATCTTCGGTGCGCTGGGACCTACTCGCTCATAGTGTCGATACACTGGTCATCTACATGGGTATTAGCCAACTTCCTCAGATTCAACATGAATTGCTTCGCCATGGCAAAAGTGGACACACCCCTGCGGCTTTAATCGAACGGGGAACCACTTCGGAGGAACGGATTATTACCGGCACACTTGCCGAACTCCACTCCCTCGCCAAGTCGCATCAAGTGAATAATCCCGCATTAATCATGATTGGAGAGTCGGTCCTGGTTCGCGAGCAGCTACTTCAGATGCAGCAGGCCGCTAATGCCTCCATGACAGGGTAA
- a CDS encoding TetR/AcrR family transcriptional regulator codes for MLIIEHPQDRRARRTQDAIIAAAVSLILEKGADALTIRDITERADYNRGTFYLHFPGKPELLQFILDDFMQGVGQAYAEPYAQLKEVDMTALLPSTMPVFEYIEAHQDIFRALITMHSDMSSRLCNMFRTYLTEDFVLVTEDSEQTINYDIMLSYLVSATVGVIMHWAEIGFKYSAHYMGEQLTALINIKPTRLLIEPGQKGRTIHERMLLD; via the coding sequence ATGTTGATCATTGAACATCCTCAGGACCGGAGAGCACGAAGAACGCAGGATGCGATCATCGCTGCGGCGGTTTCTTTGATATTAGAAAAGGGAGCAGATGCCCTCACAATCCGGGATATTACGGAACGGGCGGATTACAACAGAGGAACCTTCTATTTACATTTTCCCGGCAAACCGGAGTTGTTGCAGTTCATTCTGGATGATTTCATGCAGGGAGTGGGGCAAGCTTACGCAGAACCGTATGCACAGCTCAAAGAAGTGGACATGACTGCATTACTGCCATCCACGATGCCTGTATTCGAATATATTGAGGCCCATCAGGATATTTTCCGTGCATTAATCACGATGCATTCAGATATGAGCTCACGGCTGTGTAATATGTTTAGAACGTATTTAACCGAGGATTTTGTATTGGTGACCGAAGATAGCGAGCAAACCATTAATTACGACATCATGTTAAGTTATCTGGTCTCTGCTACGGTAGGTGTGATTATGCATTGGGCGGAGATTGGATTCAAGTATTCTGCGCATTATATGGGGGAACAGCTTACAGCGCTTATTAACATCAAACCGACCCGTCTGCTGATTGAACCAGGGCAGAAGGGTCGGACTATTCATGAACGTATGCTGTTGGATTAA
- a CDS encoding SDR family oxidoreductase, translated as MSTSYTHTAVITGAAGGIGKELARRLAERKINLVLVDLNEEAIQQTITDLNLDKEHVIAVKANVSQEADVKNYVQKALDAFGRIDYFANNAGIEGPTGLIEDLSVEALDTVYNVNIRGVFLGLQNVIPVMKKQKSGAILNTSSLAGLMGAPAVSPYIMSKHAVVGLTRTAANELAPYNIRVNAVLPGTINTRMMRQIEANSGNVEDYQSATVSAIPMGRYGEPEEVAAVMNFLLSEEASYVTASLYTVDGGMMGQ; from the coding sequence ATGAGTACATCGTATACACATACAGCCGTTATTACAGGAGCAGCCGGAGGCATTGGTAAAGAATTGGCACGCCGCCTCGCAGAGCGCAAAATCAATCTGGTTTTGGTGGATCTGAATGAAGAAGCCATCCAGCAAACGATCACCGATCTGAACCTCGACAAAGAGCATGTCATTGCTGTAAAAGCAAACGTATCTCAGGAAGCAGACGTGAAAAACTATGTGCAAAAAGCACTGGATGCATTTGGCCGAATCGATTACTTTGCCAACAACGCCGGGATTGAAGGTCCAACCGGACTGATCGAAGACCTGAGTGTTGAAGCACTGGATACAGTCTATAACGTCAACATTCGTGGCGTATTCCTGGGTCTGCAAAATGTCATTCCGGTGATGAAAAAACAAAAATCCGGTGCGATTCTAAACACCTCTTCCCTTGCGGGTCTGATGGGCGCACCTGCCGTATCTCCATATATTATGTCCAAACATGCCGTGGTTGGTCTCACACGTACCGCTGCGAATGAACTGGCACCTTACAATATCCGGGTTAACGCTGTATTGCCAGGCACAATTAATACCCGTATGATGCGTCAGATCGAAGCAAACTCCGGTAACGTGGAAGATTACCAGTCTGCTACGGTATCTGCCATTCCAATGGGCCGTTACGGTGAACCGGAAGAAGTTGCTGCGGTAATGAACTTCCTGTTGTCCGAAGAAGCATCCTATGTCACAGCATCCCTCTACACCGTAGATGGCGGCATGATGGGTCAATAA
- a CDS encoding HAMP domain-containing sensor histidine kinase, which produces MFKKLRNRFLIVNLVSISIMMLVAFATIYTITYQNVQRETSMELYKVSDFYHSPYNSSKMPRGEDGGIGTGSGTGSSTGAGSDSLPSDAMGGNNGGPGGDPNSPPARSVSFMIKTDDQWKITDTHSRFDMEDTFYTEALQKVDQNKVGDSERQTGQFALDGTDWAYVVDPSGDGHMIVFIDVTAQQGILTNLIYTFAVVGLVMLIVIYFLSRYFANRSIAPVREAFEKQKQFIGDASHELKTPLAIINTNADVLLANQEDTIANQAKWLHYIKSETERMTGLTNDLLYLTQMDDSRSTMIHAKFNMSDAVESIILPMEAVIFEKNISLDYNIEPNLMVHGNSEQIKQVILILLDNAVKYSGPKGSVNVTLQRQNNDVMLAVSNTGDGIAPEHLDRIFDRFYRTDSSRARKHGGHGLGLAIARSIVDQHKGEVYARSVVGEGATFYVRLS; this is translated from the coding sequence ATGTTCAAGAAACTTCGAAATCGGTTCCTGATCGTGAATCTGGTGTCCATCTCCATTATGATGCTGGTAGCATTTGCGACGATCTATACGATTACGTACCAGAATGTGCAACGTGAGACCAGCATGGAGCTGTACAAGGTATCTGATTTCTACCACAGTCCTTATAATTCATCCAAGATGCCGCGCGGGGAAGATGGGGGGATAGGGACAGGTTCTGGTACAGGTTCAAGTACAGGCGCAGGTTCAGATTCATTGCCCTCCGATGCCATGGGTGGTAATAATGGAGGCCCGGGAGGGGATCCCAACTCACCTCCGGCACGTTCCGTTTCATTTATGATCAAGACGGATGACCAGTGGAAGATTACGGATACGCATTCCCGATTCGATATGGAAGATACGTTCTACACCGAGGCGTTGCAAAAGGTTGACCAGAATAAAGTTGGTGATTCAGAACGGCAGACGGGGCAATTTGCGCTAGATGGAACGGACTGGGCCTATGTGGTTGACCCGAGCGGTGATGGGCATATGATCGTATTCATTGATGTGACAGCGCAACAAGGTATTCTTACGAATCTGATCTATACCTTTGCAGTTGTTGGATTGGTCATGCTGATTGTCATCTACTTCCTGAGCCGTTATTTTGCCAATCGCTCCATTGCGCCGGTCAGAGAAGCGTTTGAGAAGCAAAAACAATTCATCGGAGATGCTTCTCATGAGCTGAAGACACCTCTGGCGATCATTAATACGAATGCCGACGTACTTCTGGCCAATCAGGAGGATACCATAGCGAACCAGGCGAAGTGGCTGCACTATATCAAGTCGGAAACCGAGCGCATGACCGGACTTACGAATGATCTGCTCTATCTGACCCAGATGGATGATTCGCGCTCCACGATGATTCATGCGAAGTTCAATATGAGCGATGCGGTAGAGAGTATTATTTTGCCGATGGAAGCTGTTATATTTGAGAAAAACATCTCCCTCGATTACAACATTGAGCCGAATCTTATGGTTCATGGGAACAGTGAGCAGATCAAACAGGTCATTCTGATTCTGCTGGATAATGCTGTGAAGTACTCCGGTCCTAAAGGGTCCGTAAACGTTACGCTCCAGAGACAGAATAATGATGTTATGTTGGCGGTGTCCAATACAGGTGACGGCATTGCGCCGGAACATCTGGATCGGATCTTCGATCGATTCTATCGTACCGATTCTTCAAGAGCCCGCAAACATGGTGGGCATGGTCTGGGTCTAGCGATTGCTCGTTCCATCGTGGATCAGCACAAAGGAGAGGTGTATGCTCGAAGCGTGGTCGGAGAGGGTGCTACATTTTACGTGCGGTTGTCGTAG
- a CDS encoding response regulator transcription factor → MRILIAEDEVHLAEAVSQILKKNNYSVDMVHDGRSGLDYAQSGIYDLLLLDIMMPEMDGITVLKKLRSEGNHTPVILLTAKGELSDKVTGLDYGADDYIAKPFATEELLARIRAALRRKGEVVPEDGLKFGDIELNTTQLKLSVQGKEIKLNLKENELLELLIARKQAITSKEQIIEKLWGFDSEVEYNNVEVYISFLRKKLTFLNSAVRINTIRGVGYVLEVTS, encoded by the coding sequence ATGAGAATATTAATTGCGGAAGATGAGGTTCATTTGGCAGAGGCTGTATCGCAGATTTTGAAAAAAAACAACTACTCCGTGGACATGGTCCACGACGGCAGATCAGGATTGGATTATGCGCAGAGCGGCATCTACGACCTGTTACTACTCGACATCATGATGCCGGAAATGGACGGGATCACTGTCCTGAAGAAACTCCGCAGTGAAGGAAATCATACGCCTGTCATTCTGCTTACTGCGAAAGGTGAACTATCGGACAAAGTCACAGGCCTCGATTATGGCGCCGATGATTATATCGCCAAGCCCTTCGCCACGGAGGAATTGCTGGCACGGATTCGAGCAGCCTTACGACGGAAGGGCGAAGTGGTTCCCGAGGATGGACTAAAATTTGGCGACATTGAGCTGAATACAACCCAGTTGAAGCTAAGCGTTCAGGGTAAGGAGATCAAGCTGAATCTGAAGGAGAATGAACTGCTGGAGCTGTTGATTGCCCGCAAACAGGCGATTACCTCCAAAGAGCAGATTATTGAGAAGTTGTGGGGATTTGATTCGGAAGTGGAGTATAACAATGTGGAAGTATATATCTCTTTTTTACGCAAAAAATTAACCTTCCTGAACTCTGCCGTCCGCATTAACACGATTCGGGGTGTGGGGTATGTACTTGAGGTGACGTCCTGA